In the Natrinema sp. CBA1119 genome, AGGTCCCTCTGCGGTACCAGCCGTAGGCGAGGCCGGCACCGACGGCGTTCGAGGCGGCGAACGCGAGCCAGATTCCGCGGTACTCCATCGTCGTTTGCGAGAGGACGTAGGCGATCGGGAGTCGGATGACTGCGTAGGTCACGAGAACGATCGCCGCGGCGGTGAGTGTCTTCCCGGTGCCGCGGAAGCTTCCGTTGTAGGCTCGCATCACGCCGATGAAGCCGAACGAGGGCGCGACGTACCGGAGGAACGTGACGCCGACCTCGATGACCGCGGGATCGTCGGTGAACACGGCGGTGATGGGCCGTGCGCCGAGCCACGCCACGACGCCGAGCGCGCCGAGGATAACGAACATGGTTTTGGCGGCGAAGTTGGCGGCCGCTTCCGCGCGTTCCGGTTTGTCGGCACCGACGTTCTGTCCGGTCATCGTCTCGACGCCGCGGGCGACTGCGATCGCCGGCAGGAAGATGACCGAGAACACGCGGGTACCGATGCCGTAGGCCGCGACGACGTAGGTTGGGAACAGGCCGACGATCACCAGCAGGAGATTGATCGACAGGGCTCTGCCCATGCCCTCGATCGACGCCGGAAACCCGATTCGAACGAGTTTCGTGGCAAACGAGAGGTCCGGACGCATCTGGCGGAGCCGAATCCGGACGCCTCGCGTCCCGCGGAACATGATCACCAGCCCGACGACGAGCGCGAGGGCGCGGGAGAAGACCGTGGCGATCGCCGCCCCCTCGATGCCGAGTTCGGGGAACGGCCCCCAGCCGAAGATCAGGAACGGGTCGAGGATGACGTTGAGGAGAACGGAGCCGAGCATCACCAGCATCGGCGTGATCGTGTCGCCATAGCCCCGCATCAGCGCGATGAAGACGAAGAATCCGAACATGAAGGGCATCCCGAGCGAGATGACCTCCATGTAGTCGGTCGCTAGCGGCAACACGTCCGGCGACGCGCCGAGGAGTCCGAGGAGTCCGTCGACAAAGACGTAGCCGACCAGACCCAAGACCACCGCACCGAGCAACGACAGGGCGACGGTCTGCGAGGCGGCGTACTCCGCCTCGCTCTCCTCATCTGCGCCGATGTGCTGGGCGACGAGCACGCTCCCGGCGACGGACAGCCCCATGCCGACCGAGATAAGCAGGAAGACCATCGGGAACGCGAAGCTGATGGCCGCGAGCGCTTCGGTGCTATACTGACCGAGCCAGAACGTGTCGATGAGGTTGTAGGCCGTCTGCAACAGATTCGTCACGATGATCGGCAGCGAGAGGTAGAACAGCGGACCAGCGATATCGCCCGAGGTCAGATCGAACTCGTCGCGGCCCTTGAACAGTCCGGAGAGTCGATCGAGACGGCGCGAGAGCCAGCCCACGAGGCGATCGATGAGGCTCATTCGCCGGCCTCCCCGTCCACGTCAGTCGTCGCCGTGTCTCGCTCGGTCGCCTCGTCCGGCCGCAGGGTCTCGTCGATGTACTCGTGGACGTACTGGCGCGTCCGTTCGGGCGGCCGATCGACCGCGGCCGCTCGCGTCTGTGCGCCGTGAAACAGCGTGACGAGAAAGTCGGCCGTCTCGTCCGGATCGATATCCGCACGGAACTCCCCCGCCTCGAGGCCGTCCGCGACGAGGGTCGCGATGCGCGCTTGAAGCGCGCGGTCGAACGCACTCAGTTTCTCCCGGAAAACCTCGTTGTACGGCGCTTGCGCCTTGATTTCGAGGATCGCCGTCCGAAACTCCTCGGCGGAGCCCTCGTCCGCCGGCGTCAACAATTCCTCGAGAAATTCGTGGAGACGTTCGGCCGGCGTCTCGCCCGGAATCGTCTCGGTTCGCTCCTCGAACCGGTTCAGGAGAAACGCCAGAAACGACTCGAGGAGGTCCTGCTTGCCCTCGAAGTGATAGTGGAGCGTCCCCTTGCTTTTGGTCGATTCCGCGGCGATATCCTGCATCGTCAGATCCGCGTAGCCGTGCGTACAGAGCGCTCGATACGTCGCCTCCATAATATCGTCGATCGTCTCGTCCGTCATTCAATGCGTATCTGAACTAACTGACTGGCCAGTCAAAAGCCCTTCGTACCCGGCGGATCACGTTCGGTCAGATCGATGAGTCGTGCCCGGCGAATCGGGTTCGGTCGGATCGGCACGTTCCGCTGGCGGCCGAGAGCAACGGGACGCGGCAGGTCGGCTGCCGCGGCTGAACGGTCGAAAGCGGCCAAAAACCGCGTCCGTTACTGAGTGCGCAGCGACCCGACAGCGAGGGGGGGGGGTTATTCCTGCTCGCGCAGCCGCTCGAGGACATCTTCGGCGTTTTCGACGGCCTGTTCCTTCTTCGCCGGGTAGGCCTCGACCTTTCCGCGGAAGGTGATCCCCTCTCCGAGGCGGACATCGCCCGCGAAGGCCGCTTGCTTGTCGAGTCGGAGAAACAGTTCGGTGTTCTCGGTGACCCGCTCGTCGAGTTCGTCGATCAGCTCGTCAAAGGACTCGAGGTCGGCCAGCCGCGAAAGGACATGGCGGACGTCGTCTGCCTTCTCCACGCGTGCCGAGAGGACGAGGATGCGGTCGCCGTAGTGGCCCTCGCTCTCGGCGCGTTCGATCTCGAACGGCTCGTCGTCGTCGGGAAGGAACGTTCGGAGGGCCTCTTCGACGCGTTTCTCATCCTCGGTAGCGTAGCAAAACGTCCGTAAATCGACGTAGTGAAGCGGGATTTGTGGCATCTGCGATTCGAAGTGTGGTGTGGTTTGCGGGCGCGGTGTCGTCGGTCCGGTGCGGTCGGCGAGTAGACTCGAGCGAACCGACTCGCGAGCGGTAGTTATTCTTCGTCTGCGTCCGTCTCCTCGTCGGCGTCGTCGGCCGCCTCGAGGTCGTCTTCGGGGACGCCGGCTTCCTGGCCGTCGTCGAAGCTGATGGTGTAGGTGACGTCGCCGAACATCGACTCCATCGTCTGGGAGACGGTGCCGGTTTCGCCGTCGAACTCGCTGTGCTCGTCGTGGAGGACCACGCGGTCGTCTTCCTCGAAGCTCATGAGAGGTGATTCCCCGTCTGCGTGTAAAAAGGGACTGATTCGTTGCAACACGAACCGTCACGAGCGATCGTCCATCGGTCGCGGTCGAGCAGTCGTCCTTACAGTCGCTCGCTCGAGTCGCCACCCCTCCGACCGCACCACCACTCGTAACCGAAGCCGGCGACGGCGGCGATGCCGGCGGTACCGCCGAGGAACGGCACCCAGTAGACCCAGAAATCGAGGCGCGGCGAGATGGCGTTGCCGATCGCAGTCCCGATGGTGAAAATCAGGTAGCCCGGCAACGCGAGCGGCGAGAAAAGCCGCGTCTCGAACCAGCCCAGTCCGAACGGGACGACCAGGAGCGCGAACGTGGCGAGCGTCACTGGACTCGTTGCGATCCGACGAAGGGATACGGGTAGTCGCCCGTCGCGCTCACCGTCGCTGCCCGCGCGTCGGCTGCTACCAGTCATGCGCCACCTCCGACCTCGAGCAAGCCGTGCAACTCGAGGACGTGTGCGGCCGCCAGTCGCGACAGTTCAACCATCGCGGAGTGATCGA is a window encoding:
- a CDS encoding MATE family efflux transporter, whose amino-acid sequence is MSLIDRLVGWLSRRLDRLSGLFKGRDEFDLTSGDIAGPLFYLSLPIIVTNLLQTAYNLIDTFWLGQYSTEALAAISFAFPMVFLLISVGMGLSVAGSVLVAQHIGADEESEAEYAASQTVALSLLGAVVLGLVGYVFVDGLLGLLGASPDVLPLATDYMEVISLGMPFMFGFFVFIALMRGYGDTITPMLVMLGSVLLNVILDPFLIFGWGPFPELGIEGAAIATVFSRALALVVGLVIMFRGTRGVRIRLRQMRPDLSFATKLVRIGFPASIEGMGRALSINLLLVIVGLFPTYVVAAYGIGTRVFSVIFLPAIAVARGVETMTGQNVGADKPERAEAAANFAAKTMFVILGALGVVAWLGARPITAVFTDDPAVIEVGVTFLRYVAPSFGFIGVMRAYNGSFRGTGKTLTAAAIVLVTYAVIRLPIAYVLSQTTMEYRGIWLAFAASNAVGAGLAYGWYRRGTWRDADVTDGPPAPGLGDNLEVGETDASTND
- a CDS encoding TetR/AcrR family transcriptional regulator, giving the protein MTDETIDDIMEATYRALCTHGYADLTMQDIAAESTKSKGTLHYHFEGKQDLLESFLAFLLNRFEERTETIPGETPAERLHEFLEELLTPADEGSAEEFRTAILEIKAQAPYNEVFREKLSAFDRALQARIATLVADGLEAGEFRADIDPDETADFLVTLFHGAQTRAAAVDRPPERTRQYVHEYIDETLRPDEATERDTATTDVDGEAGE
- a CDS encoding RNA-binding protein, with the protein product MPQIPLHYVDLRTFCYATEDEKRVEEALRTFLPDDDEPFEIERAESEGHYGDRILVLSARVEKADDVRHVLSRLADLESFDELIDELDERVTENTELFLRLDKQAAFAGDVRLGEGITFRGKVEAYPAKKEQAVENAEDVLERLREQE
- a CDS encoding DUF1918 domain-containing protein; this encodes MSFEEDDRVVLHDEHSEFDGETGTVSQTMESMFGDVTYTISFDDGQEAGVPEDDLEAADDADEETDADEE